In Zhaonella formicivorans, one DNA window encodes the following:
- a CDS encoding ABC transporter ATP-binding protein, whose translation MLKVQNLNTYYGSIHALKGISFEVKEGQIVTLIGSNGAGKTTTLKAISGLVKVQQGSIVFQGQEISGAPSERIVAMGISQVPEGRRIFVRLNVQENLLMGAYLRNDKQGIAADLEYVYNLFPRLKERAKQMGGTLSGGEQQMLAIGRALMARPKLLMLDEPSMGLAPIVVEEIFQCIKDLNSKGLTVLLVEQNANIALEIAHTGYVIETGEIAFSGAGHELLQDDRVRKAYLGEE comes from the coding sequence ATGCTGAAAGTCCAAAACCTCAACACTTATTATGGCAGTATTCATGCTCTAAAAGGCATTTCCTTTGAAGTAAAAGAAGGACAGATCGTTACTCTGATCGGAAGCAATGGTGCCGGGAAGACTACCACCTTAAAAGCTATTTCCGGGCTGGTTAAAGTGCAACAGGGGAGCATTGTTTTTCAAGGGCAAGAAATCTCGGGCGCACCTTCGGAACGGATAGTGGCCATGGGCATTAGCCAGGTGCCGGAAGGAAGACGTATTTTTGTACGTTTAAATGTTCAAGAGAATTTGCTGATGGGGGCTTATCTGCGCAATGACAAACAAGGTATAGCCGCAGACCTTGAATACGTCTATAACCTTTTTCCCAGGTTGAAAGAACGTGCTAAACAGATGGGAGGAACTTTAAGCGGCGGGGAGCAGCAGATGCTTGCCATTGGCCGCGCTTTAATGGCCCGACCCAAGCTGTTAATGCTCGACGAGCCTTCCATGGGTTTGGCGCCAATTGTAGTTGAAGAGATTTTCCAATGCATCAAAGATTTAAACAGCAAAGGGTTAACAGTACTGTTGGTTGAGCAGAATGCCAATATTGCTCTTGAAATCGCCCATACCGGTTATGTGATTGAAACCGGTGAAATCGCCTTTTCGGGAGCAGGACATGAGCTATTGCAAGATGATAGAGTGCGTAAAGCATATTTAGGTGAAGAATAA
- the ftcD gene encoding glutamate formimidoyltransferase, which yields MKKYIHAVPNFSEGRRLEVIEAVVDNFRNRPGVKLMGYFPDADFNRTVIEAIGEPEPMLEALLDMTATSVKLINMEEQTGNHPRIGAQDTIPIFPLKNITLEECKELAETIGRQIYEKLNVPVYFSGENARTPERKSLDYIRKGQYEGLKLVAHTPERSPDIGPAALHPTAGAVIVSAGTRPLVAFNVILGTDRLEIAKAIAKIVRGPSGGFSTVRAVGLKFEERNQVVVSMNMFDYEQTPIYRTYELVKMEAARYGVPVVGTEIVGTLPQEALVIVAEHYLQLENFKREQIIDNHLIGL from the coding sequence ATGAAAAAATATATTCATGCAGTGCCTAACTTTAGCGAAGGGCGTCGCTTAGAAGTGATAGAAGCGGTAGTAGATAATTTCCGCAACCGGCCTGGGGTTAAACTGATGGGATATTTCCCCGATGCTGATTTTAACAGGACTGTAATCGAGGCTATAGGTGAGCCGGAACCCATGCTGGAGGCTTTGCTTGACATGACAGCCACTTCAGTCAAGTTGATCAATATGGAGGAGCAAACGGGCAATCACCCCCGCATTGGGGCGCAAGATACAATCCCCATCTTCCCCCTCAAAAACATTACTCTTGAGGAGTGTAAAGAGCTGGCGGAAACAATAGGACGTCAGATATATGAAAAACTTAATGTTCCGGTATATTTTTCGGGAGAGAACGCCCGGACTCCCGAGCGCAAAAGCTTGGACTATATTAGGAAAGGCCAGTACGAGGGATTGAAATTAGTAGCCCATACACCGGAAAGGTCACCGGATATTGGCCCGGCGGCATTGCACCCCACGGCCGGAGCAGTAATTGTCAGTGCGGGAACCAGGCCACTGGTTGCTTTTAACGTGATCCTGGGAACCGACCGGTTGGAAATAGCAAAGGCCATCGCCAAAATTGTGCGTGGGCCCAGCGGCGGTTTTTCCACAGTGCGGGCAGTAGGACTTAAGTTTGAAGAGAGGAACCAGGTAGTTGTTTCCATGAACATGTTTGATTACGAGCAGACCCCTATCTACCGTACTTATGAATTAGTTAAAATGGAGGCGGCCCGGTACGGTGTGCCTGTAGTAGGAACAGAGATTGTAGGTACTCTGCCCCAGGAAGCTTTAGTGATAGTGGCCGAACATTACTTGCAACTTGAAAACTTCAAACGGGAGCAAATTATCGATAACCATCTAATCGGTCTATAG